In Alosa sapidissima isolate fAloSap1 chromosome 5, fAloSap1.pri, whole genome shotgun sequence, the genomic stretch cactccggttacaggtccgaagtgctaaccagtaggccacggctgccccacattTCAAGTCAGTTGTAGCCTATAAAACTGGAACATACATCATCATTGATGAGGAACTTTTCCAAAAAGAGATACTTGAAAGAAATCAACTCTCAAAGATCTTTCATAGCAAAAACATGAACAGTTTCATCCGTCAGCTCAACGTGTATGGGTTCAGAAAAGCCTGGGACGGTACTGCTTCACTGAGCTGCTTCATCGTCAAAGCAGAAATGCGTCACCAAGGTAAGAAACCGATTGGACTCTCCAATTTGTCTTGAAATTATTACATAGATGTAACGATATTCTAAAACCTCGCTTCCCCCTCTTGTACTGCTATCAACACTGCAGCCTTTGCCGTGAGCACCCAGACCTGCTATGTAAGTTGATGAGACGCCTGAAGAGAAAACCCAACTTCGGGGAGGAGTTAGGTGCAAGTGTCCCAAAGGAAACCCCATCAGGCTCCGGGCAGATCATTCCAGCCACAGGGACGCCTCCTTTCCAAACATGCATCTCAGCCCCTGGTCCGAGCTCTGAACACCTGAGTGAAATGACAGACGTTGACATGGCATACAGGGCAAAAAGGAGCAACAAGCCAGTAACCCTGGCAGCAGATTCCATCATGGCACCATCCACTTCTAGCCCCCAGTCTATGATCAAATCGACCCCTGAGGCCACGACCATGGTGGAGCCCCTTTACTTCCTGGGTCAGGGTGTAGACGACCACCAGAGGCAGATGGCAGTCTGCCTGTCCCTATAGGTGATGGCTATGACCACTCTTCACTCAGCAGCTGCAACACTAAACACTCAACCGCAGTAATGACTATCCAGCAAATTCAGTTGAGATTCTGGTTTACTCTAGTACAGATGCAAGATATTTTCACAATTCTTCTGGTGcttttacatttatacatttggaaataataataataataataataataataataataataataataaagccaTTCTATAATTTCTGGCTTGCTTATTTCTTTGTCAATAAGATCAAGTGaaatatgaatataaaaatATTCTTAAAAATACATATGAAACAAATGTATTATAGAGACAGATAAAATGGTTTAACTGTAATGCATTTAATGGGCTGTtggcagagaagaggaggggagtaACTGCACTGGGATGTCCACAGTCCATACATCTTTATGTCCTCGAGCATAGAGTGGCTGCTGAAGCCAGCGGGGATTGGACAGACGTGTGAGGTATTTCTGGGACAGTCCTGTCAGAAGTGCTGCCCTCTCAAGTTCCTTCAGCTCAACCTCTGTTTGATCTTCAGGACAACACCAGGTGTACCCAACCTCCACCAAACCTGTTGAGTCAAAGAACAACAGAAACCATTTTGGGGAGATTTTGATTTATATGAAATAGCCTGTCTCATTCCTATGACTGGTTGCACTGAATAACGTCCATGCAATtgatcaaatgaaaataagaacCTGCAACAACTCCTCTGCCAAATCTTTCTCCAGAATCCAGAAGTTCTTGTATCTGTCTGCCGTCCATTCCCAAAGGCCCTGCAAGCACATTTCTCCACTCATCGCATTCCCAGTCTTTCTGCGCGATGTGAATGGCCAGAGTACAGTTCCTCATCTCAGCCAAAAGAGGTCGCCAACGCGTCTCAATAGTTTTCACTCCATCCAGTACAAAGCCTGCGTAGGGCTGTCTAAAGGATAGGCAACCTACTTGTAAAGTCATGTTACAAATCTGTGGTTACAATCTGCATTAACTGTTGAAACATGTAACGAATTCCATCGGCTGTTTAAAACATTGAATGCACATAAAAATTCTGTCTAGGTGATGGACCTGGTGCTTGTGAGGAGCTTGGCGTATGAGCGCAGACAAAACTGTTCTGATGTAATCAGACAACCCAGTTAGAACCGAAAGAAGATtgataaataaaaatcaattaatGTACATTATCGAGACAATTAAGGTCACATACACAGGACAGCAAACAAGATAAGCAACTAGCCAGCCGTAGTTCTTCCAAGCAACACTGTTGACGAGGAAATAGGACTCTAACTTCCGAGTTTATCATAATAAAAGTCTCCAGCTACGGTAATTTGTATAGCCTTATCACAAAGCAGGTCACTTTATTGTATTCACTGTATTGAGTGTCATATTCACAAAGCAGGCCgctataaaaatgtatatttGACGTACATTTTCCATACAAGAAAAActcaattatatattttaatCAAACACCACACATATACTTCTAAGCACATAGGATACGATTTTAAATGCGCAATTTAAAGTGTGTTGTTACAGTATGCATGTCTGACAActatagtaggcctatcatgTAAATGTGGAAAAAGACTAGTAGTTGCCTACGTCATACATGCGTCTCGAACGGTAGGTCAATCCATTTCAGTCCACCTGCCCCAAGCGCTGCCGCCGGTCAGCGGGGCAACTGTACGGAATGAAGTTGCGCCGATTCATTTTAGAGTTGTATTTACATGGAAGAGTATAATTATTTTAGGTTGCTGTCCGTAACAGTAGTAGTTTTGAACGTCGAGTTTCTGAAGTGGACCTTGTCTGTCTGCAAGGTTAACAGCGTCGTTCTATGACTTTATAAACTTCACTGTGCAGCCTAAGAATGGAACGTTCTTCATCAGCCCATCGGTTTAGGAACTCCTACAAACGAGGTGAGTAACGTAAATAATAAATGTGAGATACAAATATCGATTAATCGAAGCGCATATAATTAGTTAATTAATATTAtgatcaaataataataataatataatcaaATAATGATTGATGGTCAATCAATATCTAGTAATCCAGGCTATGTCACAGACTACAATTCACCTTTAGTTTTGTGCATTGTAACACACGCATTCAGACTAATTGCGTGTGACTTGTCTTTCCTACTTTATTTGCCTTCTTTACTGTCTTCTGGGTCAAGCTGAGGTATGACACTTGCAAAAGTAGTTTAGATCGTGCAAATTGATGCTTAACTGTACCAATGCTTTCCTCTCTAGATAGCCATAGTagacatgtagcctacagaatgCATAAAAGTCATTCCTCAACCCCCATCCTCCCTACCTTCACCAGCATGGATGCAGGATGAGATCAGAGCTTAGTGCTAGAGAATTAACTAGGCTGGAATGGGGTTGTGGGTAATTGGAAGTGACATGTAAGACACAGACTCACGTTGTGCTAACAGAggaaacagtaggcctactcaccaGGTGTGTGCACAGTTTTTGTGAAATTCAGATTTGGATGTCCTGCATTTCCCTCAAGTCTTTTTTATTGCCCAAGGTTAAGATATGCATAATCTAGCAAGCAGTAGACTACAGCATACATTACCATATATCTTGAACAATAGAGTAATTCTCTCACTGAGTAGCACAATAGCTTAAGCTAACTAAATGGGCTTTTTCATAGGTAAACACATTTAGACAGTGACACTTGGACAATGGAGTGGTATTTTCTGCTGCTcttgtctgtatctgtgtctctgtctctctgtgtctctgtctctctctctctctctctctctctctctctctctctggttgatGCCCATGCCCATGACTTCACATGTAATGACTTAATGGGATCTTAGTTTTGGAGGCGCACAAGGCCGGGCCGAGTCAACAGCCCTTAGAAGTGTTTACTTTTTTCAGCTATGTGTTTGGTCTGCTGTaggctatagtgtgtgtgtacaagtgtgtgtttcttgTAATCCCGCACCTACCTTTTTGCATATATCTCAATCAGAAAATGTCAATGTTGTCTGTTAGATGTAGTCGCCTAGAAAACACTTGTGTCTAAAACTACTACTGATAAattgggccctaatttaaaagCTGGGTAAAGAGCAAACtctaaagtctaactaaagcttgCTTAACAACTACGCAAAATCTATTTGCAAATTTAATACCATAAGAAAAAGCCAAAGCACTAACGGCGTTGGGTCAGCTATAAGCTGTCTCACATCACATGATGCTGTTCATGCATGAGAGCTTTACTCAGAGACTGATTTTGCATTTGCCCAGCAATAAATTAAGGCCCAGTATCTGAATTGACTCTAAATCTCCTGGTCACCAGCTGTCAAACTTATCCATCGATGATTCCGAGGACGCCGAGCTGGCCTATACCATGCGGGACCTGCCCCCACGGGCAGGGGGGCACACGTTCCCCCGCGACGTCCCCATCAAGGAAGGCAGCAGTCGCCCACACACGCCCGGGACCCCGACTCGTGCCAGCGGCTCCATAGGCCGGAACTACctggagacagagatggagggcCTGCGGAGGTCCCAGCTGAGCTCCATGAGCTCCCTGGACTCAACCATGAGCCCCTCGCGCTCCAAAAGCCCCTGGGGGAGATATGACCCCTACGACTCCGCAGAGGTACCCTGTGACTAAGCAACCAGAGGAAACGGATTGATTATTGAGGGTTACTGTGGAGCCCCAATAACAGTGCTTTTGAATGAGTTGCATGAAAGTGTACAACCTCCTACAAAcaaatcaattcaattcaattcaattcaatgtatTAATCACATACAATTAGTATATGTAGTGAAATGCTTTGTCCACTATCTCCATGGCTGTGCaatgtgtaaataaataaggaaataaatagaaaaagaagagaagaagaagaaatgtCTAAAGGGCATGAAGTGTTTAACATGCGTGTGCTCCTGCTACAGTCCTCATTCAGTATCCGGATAGCTTGGGGATAACAACCTTTCCGCATTCTACGCATTCTCTCTGTGTTGGCCCTCAGGCAGCGATAGCGTAGGGCAGAGAATAGGCAGTTGTTGGGGTGACTGGGATCTCTGGTGATTTTCTTTACGCTGGACTTTAATATCCTGATGCATATTTCCTCTAGGTTGGGTAGTGCACTCCTGGTGGTACGTTGATCTCAGCTGATCTCACTACTCCCTTTAGGGCTTTACGGTTCTGCTTAGTGCTGTTTCCATACCACGCTGTGAATCAACATGTTTGGTCCAAGTCAGATCTTCAGAAATATGAACACCAAGATATTTAAAACTCTCTACCCTTTCCACCTGAGAGTCGTTGATCTGGAGTGGTTGGTAAACTTTTTCTTGATCACGCCTGAAATTTATCTGAAATCTGTGGACTGAGAGTTGTTCTTAATGTTTGTTGTTTTAGGACCAAGATAAGGAATATGTAGGTTTCGCTACACTGCCAAATCAAGTGCATAGGAAGTCTGTGAAAAAAGGCTTTGCTTTCACGCTGATGGTGGCAGGTAATGTGATTGTTTAACTGGACCTAGAGGCCattatatacaaatatacaaaaataaaatctTTACAGTCATTATGCTATTATAATTATAGATCTTATTGATGTTTTTGGAGATGTCTTAGAGAAATGTTATCAGTATGCCTTTTCTAGTAGCTGTATTAACagtgtgtatgtctattttAGGAGAGTCAGGACTAGGGAAATCAACTCTTGTGAACAGCCTCTTCCTCACAGACCTTTACAGAGACAGAAAGCTGCTGAATTCTGAAGGTAAGGCAGATGAGAGACCATTGTTAAGC encodes the following:
- the zgc:110222 gene encoding protein EOLA1, with translation MTLQVGCLSFRQPYAGFVLDGVKTIETRWRPLLAEMRNCTLAIHIAQKDWECDEWRNVLAGPLGMDGRQIQELLDSGERFGRGVVAGLVEVGYTWCCPEDQTEVELKELERAALLTGLSQKYLTRLSNPRWLQQPLYARGHKDVWTVDIPVQLLPSSSLPTAH